In one Paracholeplasma manati genomic region, the following are encoded:
- a CDS encoding MATE family efflux transporter gives MGQRTRKYLILEDKNIMKGIVVMALPLFFVNLLKSLHDIVDSFFLARMDGTEDAIASTLAAINIHWPIYNIFNALGIGLGIAGVGIISQYLGSGKERTAKTYAAKLLTYSVVLGIIVNAILFLGAPLIARMMGAQGLTFDYAVTYFRYRSMEFTFVYIFLAYQAIRQASGDTFSPVILSFASILINMFLTWLFISVFHMGIAGAGLSTLIGQAIIVPFAVYDLFFSNDHPRIEVGDLGFDGHIIKEISKFALPSATAQAFSSLGFAVIQAMILSYGDVVSSGFSTGNRISSLLLNPVMAIGSVVTAYIGQNIGANNPDRAKKSYQMARNLSVIIMVIGVLIIIPFAKPIAEFIVGPKNGSIVAVTVEYSIWILGTQPLMAIFQTHLSVFNGSGNNKYALFMTFTRLWILRVPLVLFFKYATDVGYAGIWYAMVISNLTILFMGSYLYRKVKFQRKVFIDEHEEPLDNFSI, from the coding sequence ATGGGTCAGCGCACACGTAAGTATTTAATACTTGAAGATAAAAACATCATGAAGGGCATCGTCGTAATGGCGTTACCTTTATTCTTTGTGAATTTACTGAAATCGCTCCATGATATCGTCGATTCCTTTTTTTTAGCCCGTATGGACGGTACTGAAGATGCCATCGCATCTACCCTCGCGGCCATCAATATCCACTGGCCAATCTATAATATTTTCAATGCGTTGGGGATTGGGTTGGGGATTGCAGGGGTAGGGATCATCAGTCAATATTTGGGTTCTGGTAAAGAAAGAACAGCCAAAACCTATGCAGCCAAACTATTAACTTATTCGGTGGTCCTAGGGATCATTGTCAACGCGATACTATTCTTGGGTGCACCTTTGATCGCGAGAATGATGGGGGCACAAGGGCTAACTTTTGACTACGCCGTGACTTATTTTAGATACCGATCGATGGAGTTTACCTTTGTTTATATATTCTTAGCGTATCAAGCCATCCGTCAAGCGAGTGGCGACACCTTCTCTCCTGTGATACTCTCTTTCGCAAGCATCCTCATCAACATGTTTTTAACTTGGTTGTTCATATCGGTATTTCATATGGGGATTGCTGGGGCTGGTTTATCCACTTTGATCGGTCAAGCCATCATCGTACCGTTTGCAGTATATGATTTGTTTTTTTCAAATGATCACCCTAGAATTGAAGTGGGTGACCTTGGCTTTGATGGACACATCATCAAAGAAATATCCAAATTCGCGCTGCCATCAGCGACCGCACAAGCATTCTCTTCCTTGGGATTCGCCGTCATTCAAGCGATGATTCTCAGCTATGGGGATGTGGTATCGTCAGGGTTTTCAACGGGGAATCGCATATCATCCTTATTATTAAACCCAGTCATGGCGATTGGTTCAGTGGTTACGGCTTATATCGGTCAAAACATTGGGGCGAATAACCCTGATCGAGCGAAAAAATCGTATCAAATGGCGAGAAACCTCAGCGTCATTATCATGGTGATTGGGGTACTCATCATCATCCCTTTCGCAAAACCCATCGCCGAATTCATTGTTGGACCTAAAAATGGTTCGATTGTCGCGGTCACCGTTGAATATTCAATTTGGATTTTAGGGACACAGCCGTTGATGGCCATCTTCCAAACCCATCTATCGGTATTCAATGGGTCTGGTAACAATAAATATGCGTTATTCATGACGTTTACACGCTTATGGATATTACGAGTACCGCTCGTTTTATTCTTTAAATACGCCACCGATGTTGGTTATGCAGGCATTTGGTATGCCATGGTTATTTCCAACTTAACTATATTATTTATGGGTTCATATCTCTATCGAAAGGTGAAATTCCAACGAAAGGTATTCATCGATGAACACGAAGAACCTCTGGACAATTTTTCAATCTAA
- a CDS encoding glycoside hydrolase family 88/105 protein yields the protein MELIDRYIQKLMSGSTPDKPLWNIEAIHQGKAAAWNYVDGCMMTALLSLYDQTQDPKYYDFVKKFIDHYVSNDGSMLGYDMKTFNLDDICESRVLFDLYAKTQDEKYKKAIDLTYTHVLRQPRTKEGSFWHKFIYPQQVWLDGLFMSQPFYTRYETVFNQEKNYADIVNHFKVVRSHMFNEDKKLYYHGYDASKTVFWADKKTGLSKNFWLRATGWYVVALVDVIGYLNPNYKERQSFFFPLLKECVDGLLQYQDKTSNLFYQVIDRSDVQGNYLESSGSSLLAYAILKGVRLGALDASYQAIGLGIFDGLVKTYISEENGDLNMDGICLVAGLGPDHNTRRNGTVEYYLSEPIVSNDAKGVGPFILAYTEVKKIKN from the coding sequence ATGGAATTGATCGATCGTTATATCCAAAAATTAATGTCGGGTTCAACCCCAGATAAACCCCTTTGGAACATTGAAGCCATCCATCAAGGTAAAGCAGCTGCTTGGAATTATGTTGACGGTTGTATGATGACGGCTTTATTATCTCTTTATGACCAAACACAAGACCCAAAATATTATGACTTTGTCAAAAAATTCATCGATCATTATGTATCTAATGATGGTTCCATGCTTGGGTATGACATGAAAACATTCAACTTGGATGATATATGTGAATCCCGTGTTTTGTTTGATTTATATGCGAAAACCCAAGATGAGAAATACAAAAAAGCCATTGATTTAACTTATACACATGTCCTTAGACAACCCCGTACGAAGGAGGGGTCATTCTGGCATAAATTCATCTACCCACAACAAGTATGGTTAGACGGTTTATTCATGTCACAACCCTTTTACACCCGCTATGAGACGGTATTCAATCAAGAAAAGAATTACGCTGACATCGTGAATCATTTTAAAGTGGTCAGATCTCACATGTTCAATGAAGATAAAAAGCTCTATTACCACGGTTATGACGCTTCTAAAACCGTCTTTTGGGCAGACAAAAAAACCGGGTTATCGAAAAACTTTTGGTTGCGTGCTACCGGTTGGTATGTCGTCGCGTTGGTCGATGTGATCGGGTACTTAAATCCAAACTATAAAGAAAGACAATCGTTCTTCTTCCCACTCTTAAAAGAATGTGTCGATGGCCTTTTACAATACCAGGACAAAACATCCAATCTATTTTACCAAGTGATTGATCGAAGCGATGTTCAAGGTAATTACCTCGAATCTTCCGGTTCTTCCTTACTGGCATACGCCATTTTAAAGGGGGTCCGTTTAGGGGCACTCGATGCTTCTTATCAAGCGATTGGTTTAGGTATCTTTGACGGTCTTGTAAAAACATACATTTCTGAAGAAAATGGCGATTTGAACATGGATGGCATTTGCTTAGTCGCTGGGCTAGGTCCTGACCATAATACAAGACGCAATGGTACTGTAGAATACTACTTATCTGAACCCATCGTATCGAATGATGCGAAAGGCGTTGGGCCATTCATTTTGGCATACACCGAAGTTAAAAAAATCAAAAACTAG